The genomic stretch GAAGATTTCTACTACCGAATCCGCGTGTTCGAGATCAACCTGCCCCCGCTTCGCGATCGCGTCGAGGACATTCCGCTTCTGATCGACGCTCTGGTTGCCGAATTCGCCCGCACCCGCGGCAAGCCGGTACATGGCCTGACCGGCAACGCGCTCGAACGCCTGTGCCACTATTCGTGGCCGGGCAATGTGCGCGAGTTACGCAACGCAATCGAGCATGGCTTTGTCACCGTCCGCGGCGACCGGATCACGCTCGAGGATCTTCCCCCCGAGCTGCGCGAGGCGGAGGCCGGCGCGCCCGTGCGCCGGCAGCAGGAACCCAGCGAACGCGACCGCATTGTCTCGGCACTTCGTCACTCCCAGGGCAACCGCACCCGCGCGGCCGAGACCCTGGGCATCAGCCGCGTGACGCTCTGGAAGAAGATCGCCAAGTACGAAATCGACGTCGACGCAATCGCCTGAGCGTACACTGACTTGCCGATCTTACCATTCCCAGCGTTAACC from Chrysiogenia bacterium encodes the following:
- a CDS encoding sigma-54-dependent Fis family transcriptional regulator — protein: EDFYYRIRVFEINLPPLRDRVEDIPLLIDALVAEFARTRGKPVHGLTGNALERLCHYSWPGNVRELRNAIEHGFVTVRGDRITLEDLPPELREAEAGAPVRRQQEPSERDRIVSALRHSQGNRTRAAETLGISRVTLWKKIAKYEIDVDAIA